One part of the Hyphomicrobiales bacterium genome encodes these proteins:
- a CDS encoding universal stress protein encodes MPTKIIIGLDGAGSGSRALSYAERLATLIGDCELVVVYVIEWSPFSFQTAEENAERHKRREEELQIAHERVVDPAVKTLTDDGFKASGIVRHGDVADTLNAIAMEQKADQIVVGRSSEGGFAKRIFGSSTSNLVMHASMPVTVVG; translated from the coding sequence ATGCCCACAAAAATCATAATAGGCCTGGATGGCGCGGGTTCGGGGAGCAGAGCGCTTTCCTACGCCGAACGCCTGGCCACACTGATCGGCGACTGCGAATTGGTCGTCGTTTATGTGATCGAATGGTCGCCCTTCTCATTCCAAACGGCGGAAGAAAACGCCGAGCGCCACAAGCGCCGTGAAGAGGAACTGCAGATCGCCCATGAACGCGTGGTCGATCCAGCGGTGAAGACACTGACCGATGACGGTTTTAAAGCCAGCGGCATCGTACGCCATGGCGACGTTGCCGACACGCTCAACGCCATCGCCATGGAGCAAAAGGCCGACCAAATCGTTGTCGGGCGCTCCTCTGAAGGCGGCTTTGCAAAGCGCATTTTCGGTAGTTCAACAAGCAACCTTGTGATGCATGCAAGCATGCCCGTCACGGTCGTTGGCTAG
- a CDS encoding alanine:cation symporter family protein, with protein sequence MAALTASPAFAQEAASIDQRVNEIFASATGPFVSLIFAPFPGTSFPWIVMWLVIAATIFTLYFGFVQLRFFSHSISLVKGDYSDPNDAGEVSHFQALATALSGTVGLGNIAGVAVAVGIGGPGATFWMILAGLLGMASKFTECTLGVKYRNEYEDGTVSGGPMYYMSKGFSELGLPGGKILAVLFSIFCILGALGGGNMFQANQAHAQISGIVGDYPGWITGLVFATVVFAVIVGGIKSIARVTEKVVPFMGIMYVGAALIILFVNYDMIGWAFAQIFEGAFTGLGVAGGFVGALIQGFKRAAFSNEAGVGSAAIAHSAVRTKEPITEGFVSLLEPLIDTVIICTMTALVIIISQQLITDPETGLYVLNEAGTAVATVDGNSGVALTSAAFGSAISWFPFVLAIAVILFAFSTMISWSYYGLKAWTYLFGEGKTTELIFKLIFCVFVVIGAAASLGPVIDFSDAAIFAMAVVNIFALYFLMKLVRKELASYSERLKSGEIKKFKH encoded by the coding sequence ATGGCCGCGCTGACGGCCAGCCCTGCTTTCGCACAGGAAGCAGCAAGCATCGACCAACGTGTCAATGAAATTTTCGCGTCGGCAACAGGACCTTTTGTGAGCCTTATCTTTGCGCCGTTCCCAGGCACATCTTTTCCTTGGATCGTTATGTGGTTGGTGATCGCCGCAACCATTTTCACGCTCTATTTCGGCTTTGTGCAACTGCGCTTTTTCTCGCACTCCATCTCATTGGTGAAGGGCGATTATTCGGACCCCAACGACGCTGGCGAGGTCAGTCACTTCCAGGCTCTTGCAACAGCCCTTTCAGGCACTGTTGGCCTTGGCAACATTGCTGGTGTTGCGGTGGCTGTCGGCATCGGCGGACCGGGGGCAACGTTCTGGATGATCTTGGCGGGTCTTCTCGGCATGGCGTCAAAGTTTACCGAATGCACGCTCGGTGTGAAGTACCGCAACGAGTATGAAGATGGCACTGTGTCGGGCGGACCGATGTACTACATGTCCAAGGGCTTTAGCGAGCTTGGTTTGCCGGGCGGAAAAATTCTCGCCGTCCTGTTCTCGATCTTTTGTATCTTGGGCGCACTGGGTGGCGGCAACATGTTCCAAGCCAACCAAGCCCACGCTCAAATCTCCGGCATTGTCGGAGATTATCCAGGCTGGATCACAGGTTTGGTGTTTGCCACGGTTGTCTTCGCGGTGATCGTTGGCGGTATCAAATCGATCGCGCGGGTAACCGAGAAGGTCGTGCCGTTCATGGGCATCATGTATGTCGGTGCGGCGCTCATCATTCTGTTTGTCAATTACGACATGATCGGATGGGCATTCGCGCAGATCTTCGAAGGTGCGTTCACTGGTCTTGGTGTTGCTGGTGGGTTCGTCGGCGCGCTGATCCAAGGGTTCAAACGGGCGGCGTTTTCCAATGAGGCCGGTGTTGGCTCTGCGGCCATTGCCCACTCGGCGGTGCGTACCAAGGAGCCCATCACCGAAGGGTTCGTATCGCTGCTTGAGCCGTTGATTGACACTGTGATCATCTGCACGATGACCGCGTTGGTGATCATTATATCTCAACAGTTGATCACCGATCCTGAGACTGGCCTTTACGTTCTCAACGAGGCTGGAACAGCGGTAGCCACCGTGGACGGCAATTCAGGCGTGGCACTTACCTCAGCCGCTTTTGGCTCTGCGATAAGCTGGTTTCCGTTCGTGTTGGCGATAGCGGTAATCCTGTTTGCCTTTTCGACGATGATCTCCTGGTCCTATTACGGCCTGAAAGCTTGGACCTATCTGTTCGGTGAAGGCAAAACCACTGAGCTGATCTTCAAGCTCATCTTCTGCGTTTTCGTCGTCATTGGCGCAGCGGCGAGCCTTGGCCCGGTGATCGACTTCTCCGACGCAGCGATCTTCGCCATGGCGGTGGTCAATATCTTCGCGCTCTACTTCCTGATGAAGCTTGTGCGCAAAGAGCTTGCTTCTTACTCGGAGCGCTTGAAGTCCGGGGAGATCAAGAAGTTCAAGCACTAG
- a CDS encoding acetolactate synthase large subunit — MNGAEALVETLLASDVTVCFANPGTSEMHFVAALDTHPDMHCILCLFEGGVTGAADGYARMSGNVAGTLLHLGPGFGNSWANLHNARKGHSGIVNIVGDHAGYHLKHDAPLTSDLDGVASSVSHWVRRATDGSMVAELGADAVRVARNGQIATVILQADAAWGDSVSGPTKAKPPAQKHRPDEARVAATAKALSEPGAALLANGPALFGPSADLVGQIAARTGCRLLAPFFAPRIALGAGAVAFEILPYPADATAEMLQDVTGIVLVGADPPVNFFAYPGKPSTPEPPGCAIQRLCFPDWDVEWTLQALADAVGVDGNETITRIEHTVPSAQKGTLTAEGIGRGLARAIPEGAILVNEAVTAGFDIWPSVNKAAPHDRINNTGGSIGECLPNAIGASVACPDRPVFAVSGDGSAMYQLQCLWTAARERMDITFVIVANRGYQILHHELEAQGAPKPGRNARAMFDIEDPLLDWVALAAGHGVPGEKVETEEGFEAALAKAATTNGPFLIEATI; from the coding sequence ATGAATGGTGCTGAAGCTTTGGTCGAAACGTTGCTGGCCTCGGATGTCACGGTCTGTTTCGCCAATCCCGGCACGTCGGAGATGCACTTCGTGGCGGCCTTGGACACCCACCCGGACATGCACTGCATTCTCTGCCTTTTTGAAGGTGGGGTGACCGGCGCAGCGGATGGTTATGCGCGGATGAGCGGCAATGTGGCCGGGACCTTGCTCCATCTTGGGCCAGGCTTTGGCAACAGCTGGGCCAATTTGCACAATGCACGCAAAGGTCACTCCGGCATCGTCAACATTGTCGGCGATCATGCAGGCTATCATCTGAAGCATGACGCGCCCCTGACCTCCGATTTGGATGGTGTTGCGAGCTCTGTTTCCCATTGGGTGCGGCGCGCCACAGATGGATCGATGGTGGCCGAACTTGGCGCTGACGCGGTTCGCGTTGCCCGCAATGGTCAGATCGCGACCGTCATCCTGCAGGCCGATGCAGCCTGGGGTGACAGCGTTTCTGGGCCAACGAAGGCCAAGCCACCAGCACAAAAACACCGGCCGGATGAGGCGCGCGTCGCTGCAACTGCCAAAGCGCTAAGCGAACCAGGTGCTGCGCTTCTGGCCAACGGCCCTGCGCTTTTCGGCCCTAGCGCCGACTTGGTCGGACAGATTGCGGCACGGACCGGCTGCCGTTTGCTCGCACCCTTCTTTGCGCCGCGTATCGCGCTTGGCGCAGGGGCGGTGGCCTTTGAGATTCTGCCCTATCCAGCCGATGCAACCGCTGAGATGCTTCAGGATGTGACCGGCATTGTTCTCGTCGGTGCTGATCCTCCCGTGAATTTCTTTGCCTATCCCGGCAAACCTTCAACGCCTGAACCACCGGGATGCGCGATCCAAAGGCTATGCTTCCCCGATTGGGATGTGGAGTGGACCCTGCAAGCCTTGGCCGATGCCGTGGGCGTTGATGGCAACGAAACCATTACTCGCATCGAGCATACCGTTCCTTCCGCGCAGAAGGGTACACTGACGGCCGAAGGTATCGGACGTGGTCTCGCCCGCGCCATCCCTGAGGGCGCGATCCTGGTGAACGAGGCGGTCACCGCCGGTTTTGATATCTGGCCATCGGTCAACAAGGCTGCACCTCATGACCGGATCAACAACACCGGTGGTTCGATTGGCGAGTGTTTGCCGAATGCCATCGGCGCATCCGTCGCCTGCCCCGATCGCCCGGTCTTTGCCGTCTCAGGCGATGGGTCGGCCATGTATCAACTTCAGTGTTTGTGGACGGCAGCCCGCGAGCGCATGGACATCACCTTCGTGATAGTTGCCAACCGCGGCTATCAGATCCTGCATCACGAGCTCGAAGCGCAGGGCGCACCGAAACCTGGTCGCAATGCCCGCGCCATGTTTGACATTGAAGATCCGTTGCTCGACTGGGTCGCGCTGGCGGCTGGCCATGGTGTTCCGGGGGAAAAGGTGGAGACCGAAGAGGGCTTTGAAGCGGCGCTGGCCAAAGCGGCGACCACAAACGGGCCATTTCTCATCGAGGCCACGATCTAA
- a CDS encoding Hsp20 family protein, whose translation MRWPSGIATLFQRHCRRRPTSTCCFLWRTLMRVDYSPLYRSTVGFDRLFSMLDQQVSNETNSYPPYNIERTGENAYRISMAVAGFGPDELHVETKNHTLHVRGEKGADVASDTREILYRGIAARNFERRFQLADYVEVAGASMENGLLHIELKRELPEAMKPRKISISNGTTNGKGDTAAIEVDAQKA comes from the coding sequence ATGCGATGGCCAAGTGGGATCGCGACGCTGTTTCAACGGCATTGCCGCAGGCGCCCAACCTCAACTTGTTGCTTCTTATGGAGAACACTCATGCGTGTTGATTATTCGCCCCTTTATCGTTCGACCGTTGGTTTTGATCGGCTTTTTTCCATGCTCGACCAGCAGGTCTCCAACGAGACAAATTCTTATCCGCCCTACAACATTGAGCGCACCGGCGAGAACGCCTACCGCATTTCCATGGCGGTAGCCGGCTTCGGCCCCGATGAGCTGCATGTGGAAACCAAAAACCACACGCTGCATGTGCGCGGTGAAAAAGGGGCGGACGTTGCCAGCGACACCCGCGAAATCCTCTATCGCGGCATTGCAGCCCGCAATTTCGAGCGTCGTTTCCAGCTTGCCGATTATGTCGAGGTGGCTGGCGCCTCGATGGAAAACGGTCTGCTTCACATCGAGCTGAAGCGTGAGCTGCCCGAAGCGATGAAGCCGCGCAAGATCTCGATTTCCAACGGCACCACCAATGGCAAAGGCGACACCGCCGCCATCGAAGTGGACGCCCAAAAGGCATAA
- a CDS encoding alpha/beta hydrolase — translation MAVVLPKMSDDVERPESVVGEDGAFLYWVDGMPMQRLQRVFYLSVGLRRNARVRVAHFRPLGTSIGTLVLMHGRAEYIEKYAHVIAHYVKLGFTVVTFDWRGQGLSSRVLRDEPRKGHIHDFDAYVRDLQIVIEKGVLPDCPLPLMGLAHSMGGLIALHMLVRKPLWFDRMVLSVPLLRYNVSTASHETIARGSKWATRLGLGQAFPPTVGETLAGTGPFKDNAVTSDPKRYRETTGILADHPDLGLGGPTFGWLHRVARGMARVWDQDFLDRIKTPCMFVQAGHDTIVSPDAIERLAAAIPTATLLRLPRSKHEPMFERDSIRDLFLAATEAFYSIPELRDRNLKRSLENFDVTLL, via the coding sequence ATGGCTGTTGTCCTGCCCAAAATGAGCGACGATGTCGAACGCCCCGAATCCGTTGTCGGAGAAGATGGGGCGTTTCTTTATTGGGTCGACGGTATGCCGATGCAGCGCCTGCAGCGGGTGTTTTATCTCTCGGTGGGTCTGCGTCGAAACGCGCGGGTGCGCGTGGCGCATTTTCGCCCGCTCGGCACGTCCATCGGCACACTGGTGCTGATGCATGGACGCGCCGAATACATTGAGAAATATGCCCACGTTATCGCCCATTATGTGAAGCTCGGCTTCACGGTGGTGACCTTCGATTGGCGCGGGCAGGGGCTTTCCAGCCGGGTCCTGCGGGATGAACCGCGCAAGGGGCATATTCACGATTTCGATGCCTATGTGCGCGATCTGCAGATTGTTATCGAAAAAGGCGTGTTGCCTGACTGTCCACTGCCGCTGATGGGCCTTGCCCATTCGATGGGCGGTTTGATTGCGCTGCATATGCTGGTGCGCAAGCCGCTCTGGTTCGATCGCATGGTGCTGTCGGTGCCGCTGCTGCGTTACAATGTGTCGACCGCTTCGCATGAAACGATCGCGCGCGGCTCAAAATGGGCAACGCGGCTTGGCTTGGGTCAGGCCTTCCCACCAACCGTTGGCGAAACCTTGGCGGGGACCGGCCCGTTCAAAGACAATGCGGTGACGTCGGATCCCAAGCGCTATCGGGAGACGACAGGCATCCTCGCCGACCATCCCGATCTGGGTTTGGGTGGACCGACCTTCGGTTGGCTGCACCGCGTGGCGCGCGGCATGGCGCGGGTGTGGGACCAGGATTTTCTGGACCGGATCAAGACGCCTTGCATGTTCGTTCAGGCCGGCCATGACACGATTGTATCACCGGATGCAATCGAGCGTCTGGCTGCTGCGATCCCCACCGCGACACTGCTTCGCCTGCCACGTTCCAAGCATGAACCGATGTTCGAGCGCGATTCCATCCGCGATTTGTTTCTTGCCGCGACCGAGGCGTTCTATTCAATTCCCGAACTGCGCGACCGCAATCTGAAGCGCTCGCTGGAAAATTTCGACGTCACGCTGCTGTAA